A segment of the Nasonia vitripennis strain AsymCx chromosome 2, Nvit_psr_1.1, whole genome shotgun sequence genome:
AGATTGCACGTTGATATAACAATTAAATTACACGTACAACTACCATCGGTTACATCGAGAGAAAGTCATTAGTTTTCAAAAGTGTACAATTATCACCGATCCGACAAAAATTTTACGCGTCATGGCCGATCCGGTCTTAACTACGATCTCTAatcgtttattatttcaaaagttATATCTTTATATCTCCAGCGTCTCAACTAGTCCCTTTATATTTACTGTAAAGTTATCaaaatcgctctctctctaaagTACAAAAAGATATTGCATCTCAAAATATTGCTACAGTATATTAACTTCTTTTTACGCAGTTCAAAGTAAGCTGAATTTTCGCTAGAGCGGAAAGATCGTGTCATTAAGACCGGATTCAAAGCAAACTCCAAACTCGATCGTCAACGACCCAACTGATTCGTCTTCGCGCGCGTGTCTCTCcgatgagaaaataaaaatccaaaaatgCCAAGTTCATCCCGCGTCGCAGAGTTCACgactctctatctctctctctcccggttCACTGAGCTCAAAGTCAAAGTCCGGaaacgagagaaaaacgaCTCTGTCACACAGAGTTCCAGCGCTGagctcctctctttctctcccttctGAATCCTATTTTCGGTAAGTGATCCGAAATAGGACGGCTGGTACACAGTAATTTCGGAGCGTCTGCTCTTACTCTCCCTTTTCGTCtgtgtctttctctctctctttctttctctctcgtacaCGCCGTATCGCCGTAACGCACTTTTTTTGCGATTATAATGCGGCTACGGGGGTAGGCTATCTAGTTAGGAAAGGTCAGCTGGTAGTAGTCCCCACCCTGTTCGTCCTTGCCTAGCTTTACTAGCGCGCTAGAACACATCAAAATTACCGGCACCGTCAGATTTCCACAGTATTCTTTGCTTATTCAGAGCTCGGTGGATCACATACAGATTTTGGCTATTATATCGCAAggcttattttttcatttctgaTCCTAGCGTCTTTTCGACTTTTTTCTGCAAACGCAACGGTACAACATGTAAAAGCTCGCTCGGTCTGCTAGGGTTTAAAGGGAGCCTGTAATCGATAAAGTCATTTCGTCAGCATAttcgattaaaaatttatgattaATTTTGATTCTTATATACGACGAGgtaatttgaaattcaataggTTCAGTGCCACTGACGcagttcaatttttttttcctttttgttCTTTTATCAACACGAGGAATCTGCTCTATTCATAGGAGTTCAACAGCCGTGGTATGAGTTAGCACTAAACCTATGTAAAATCAATCTTTCATTCTTTTCTTCAAATTGAACAGAAGCGaggatgtaaaattttaagagCTAAACgtatcagaaaaaaaaatgcaaacaaaaatacaataattcaaaaagaACTCGTAACGTCTTTTCAGGATTTTCAAACAAAGTCTAACGCAAGCTAAGATGCAAAAATTtgggaaaaaattttaacatatgtataaaaatgtacAGACTCGGTTATAGGCTCACCTTTACACTGTATTATTCTAGACTGAGGAATGTCCAACTAAATGTAAATCACGCTTCTATACAGCGCTAATAATTGAATAATCGTCACGTTCCACAAGCTCTCGATAAGATTAAAAACACACCGGCGCACGGCATCGACGGAATCGAGAAGAAACAATGAATCATAAAGCATTACGAATCATTTTTGCGCACGAGTTTCTTGCTAAACTACGCTGAGCACTTACAGCTAGGAATTTTGCTCGGAAGCATTTAGAAAGTAATGCAATTGAATTTTCATCTTTCCAATAAAAACTTTACGAGcgcctaaattttttacacTTTCCAAGCAATGTTCTCGgctataagaaataatttaatgaaattttcataTACGAACGATGAAAACTAACGCGCTCATTAAACAAATTACGAGGAAAATAGCTTTAATAATCGGAAGCGTGATTTACATAGTTTATTTGCATAATTATCTAACCGTATCAGTCACGGATTGGTGATGTAGGGAAACTGAACGAAAATAAGGAAGATAACTAGTGGAATTCTGCAGGGGAGGGGGGGAGGGGGCAATTACAATTACCTACTAAAATATAGAGAAAGTATAATGACACAAGTTCTCCGTGGAACACGTTTCGCAACAAAAATCAACAGAACTATATCATGCGGCATGTAAATGAACGAACAGGTATGTATTATCAACAAAAAAGCATGACTGCAGGAACACGATGGAcagtagaaaaaaatgcaGATGATGATAAAAGCGACATTTTCGATTAGACGCGTAACGCGACATGACGGTCATTGATTTTCCAGTGCCCCCCACAAGCCAGACGTCGTTTTTATAATTCATACGCACTCCTGCCTCTACACGCGACTCTCCGCTTTATAAACAAGACGCAAAAATTCCTCTCTCGTTTCACCAGATCGCACGTGAGACACTCGTCGACGAGAATCCAGTGGAATTTCCTAAGGTTGCTCGTataatttagtaaaaaaaaaaaaaattaacctcAACCAACGAAAACTCCGCACAATTCTCCGCGTCGAATGACTCACTCGCACGAACCTTCAGTCCCGAAATTCAAAGAAATATCAGCTGATCAGCAGGACTCGGCACTTCGCGCACAGCGCACCATCAGCCTGTCTTATATCAATCGCAAAGTACGTCCACCCCCCCACGCCAAGGTGAGGCGATCGAGACGCTTCTCTCCTCTCCGATTCAGACTCTCACTCCATGTCACACGAGTGTCACACGCGACGTCGTCGCGCACCCGATGCGAGAGCGCGAAAACTGCTTTCGAAAAAACAACGCGACGGTTAAAAAGGAATTTCGTGttcggtgtgtgtgtgtgtgtgttaaaCACTGCACGAAGTGGCGGTTGATCCGCGCGACGCGACGGTGCGATGCCGACTGGCAGTTCGCTCGGCCGCCGGACTGAGGCGCGCATAAGCGAGGcttgtgtatagctatatatacacacacacacacacagaagcGTATACGCGTTCGCGCAACCACCGGCTGCACTGAACCGCAGCGGCGTACTCGGTCTGCAGCCGCTGCTGcgtgtatatactatatattacTGTACCTACGGCCCTTTACTACTATATAGGTGTTGCGAGGAGTTTTATGGGGGACGACGATTGCTCGGattaagaaattttaaaacgtCCAGCAATTGAGCTTgaagtatatttaaaaataaccgATGCGTGGCTATGGATGCAGATAAGATAAATTATCCCCGATCATCCTGATCAACAAGGACATTATAACAGCCGCCTAAAACCGAACCGCCCACTATTAATATATTCGACTCCGAAACTGGATTATTAGACCGACCCTCATTAGTCCCTCTCGAAACAAAAGAGTCCGCAAACACGTCGAGAAAGGAGCCAAAGGCTAATCATCCCGGAGTGTCTCTGAGACTCCACTTAGTTGTATAAGAATTGGCATCGGAGAGTATAAGACAGAAGGATGACAGCGTTGTCAAGCGCGCCTACACGCGTAAAAGCTGACAAAGCTCGCTCAGAGGGATGTCTCGGAAGGCGAAGGGACGACGAAGAACAGAAGTTCCAGGATTGCTTTATTGCACGAACCCCGTCTACTACCGACTTTCATATTgcggaatatatatatatatatatatatatatatatatatatcatttgtTCCAAAGTACAAGATCTGCTCTTCTAGCGAATGGAAAATTTCAACTTGCTATAGTAGTTGAACACACATGTGTGCGGCGCAACTCGTTGACAAAAATAGTCGATATATCGAGCGGCCCTATTGTCAGCATTAGGTCGTGTATACTACATGCGCCCGTTTATAACAGCGTCACGCGAAGACTCCTAATCGACTTTCTTGTCCACCTACACtgtatctatatatacctTCGCGTGCATAATGCAGCCGGTAGTGTTTCAGTCGCCTAGTTCTTCGTGGCGCGAATAATGAGCTCGAGTTGCGAGGAGGAGTTGCGCCGATGCCTCAAAAGTGCAAGGGCCGAGAAACGGAAGCtaaatgttttaataaaacagCTTCGTGATACTCGATACCGGATCTGGAGGCTCGTTAATGCGCAGGTTGGGGTCTGGTATTAAATTCATTCGGAGcgataattaaaaatgaatttgtcGGTGAATACAATGAAGTAAAGAGTATGTTGGGAGGGTGTAATGAGATGATTTTAGGTGATGAAACTAAAGTAGAAACATTCAATTTTTAAGAACAATAGAAAACtgtcgtatatatatattcagtGTATAACTATTACGGCTCTGCGTATGTTGCGATAAAAACATCGTAATGCCGGATGAGTCATAGGTACTACGATTCACATTCAGCTTGCGCCGCGCGCAGACCGTGCTGCCATCCCAGTGAAAGGCGCATTCGCTATACCGACGCCAGTTATGAGCCTCTCTGTGCTCTCTATAGTGCCGTGCGTCGATAATTCGGATTTATTCCGAGTAGGGtagaattttcaataaaaatgtttctaaCAATTACTCGATTTATGTACCTATACGCAAATCAGTTTCTAGATCTATTGGTAAAAATGTCTACTCATATATTACAAGGTAGATAAAAAGCATGTGAAGCTTTTGAGCTATGCTTtatcatgaatatttcatcaAAACACAACAAGCTTTGAATAGTTTATATGCGACATATTGTAAAACTATATTAACAgtatataatttgttaaaattactCTATTATGTAAGTGTAGATTATTAGAACTCTACAAAACACTCAAAAAGAATACAGTCTCGTGAAACAAGAATAAGAAGCAATAAAaccaatgaaaataaaaaccgATAAAGCTACCACCTAATTACATAATATACAATGGCTCCGGCGCGACAACCCGACTGCAATGCGCGCCGGCGATAACTCACAAAGTTGGCGCGAGACCGCGAAAGATCTACCTACAGCGCGTTTGCACGCGAATTGTCGCAGTGGACTCATAAAACTGGAAAGATAGCGAATACaaggtgtataagaaaaatttgcaTGGTCCGGTCTCGGCGGAGCTTACGGACGAGGGTGGTGACTCAAGCGCAGACACATAAACTCGGCGCATTTTGCTCGAGTGGGCGCTAGAGATTCGCCAAAAGGTGGGAGTCGAGACAGCCGCTGATATATACGTAATGTGCGCCGACTCTCGCTCTCGGCCCGAAAAATCATTAGTCGTCGCGTCAGCCTACATTGTGCGCTTTAACGGTGCGAATCATCGTGATCATTGCAGACTACGAGTGTTCCTGCTCGtatctttttatttctctttaATTAAACGATTGATCGTTTTATTGATTGCGGACTTTGAAAATGATACGCGGGCTGGGATTATCATCCGATAACAGAATACAGGCGGATCacgaaatttacaaaaaaataaccaGACTAAAAAACAAACATTTATTGGTAAAGCACGTAGTTTTGGAAGAGTAAACGATAAGTTGGCTGTATGGTAACTTGAATATCGCACAAAAAGTAAAGCATGCAGCGCAAACGAAACAAACGTGAAAAAAGTGACAGAAAAAGCTCAGTTGGAAGAGAATTTGAAGAAAGGCATTTGTTTGCAGAATCAGTACCACTACGTCTCtctgatttttcattatagaTAAAGCTTCTGTCATCGGATACCTCAACGGTGATTAATTTTTGCTTTTCCTCGACACCACAACGCGATTAATCACTGTTTCGGCTCCTCGACATTGAAACAGATCTGTTCTGCGAGAAAGTCGTTTACTTCACCCAACAATCCATCCAGCTTTCTCGCAGAACGTACGTACTTTGTCGATAAAAGCGAGTATACACACCCAGAATCCGTGTTTTGATTATTGTTGAGGCCGACGTTGATATTGTTATTCGTTGAATTGGAAAGCGCCTGATGGGACTGGCCCAACAGCGTGTTCCACTCCTTCATCACTTCTTGTCCCTGTATTTCTAGCTCCAGAAGACTCGTTGCGTCATCCAAGTCTTGCATGACGAATGTTGAATTTCCCCTGAAATAGAAACATTCCCCGTCAGTTTCCAATAGTCTCTCTCCGTGTTACTTGCATCAAAACTATACATAGTTGCGAAGTCTCTACGTACCGAGTATTGACGTCTCCGAAGGAGCTGGCGTCGCTGCGCTCGTAGTCCATCATCAGATCGTCCGAGGCGAGAGACTCGCAGGAAGACAATGTGCTGACGCTGCCAGCTCGATTCATCTTGCGCCCGTGCATCGGACTGTTCTCCACGCTCCGGCCTTGCAGTGCGTCTGTAATGGAAGAAAAGCGAATTAGTTTCAGCGCGCTAACTCACTGCGATATTTTTCGCAAAGAAAATGAACAAAACACTCACTAATTTTGGGTTGAGTCTCCAGGACAGTCTGACTGTGGTCCGTATTGGCGGTCGATGCATCCCTGAGCGTCTCGTCGAACACCAGTCCCGGCTGGTCGGCGATCTCGTCGTCGAAGTACTCCCTGCCCTCGGACAAGCTCAGCGAGTTCGAAGCGTTGGTCGGCGTGCCGGGACTGTCGTCCTCGATGGTGTTCCCCGACCTCTCCATGACGTTGATGTTCTCCTTCTTGGGCAGCTTTACGTCGGACTGGGAGACGCTGGCGGTGGGGCTGTCGAAGAGACTGTCGACCGGCGAAGTCTCGTCATCGATGAGGGTCGTGGTGGTCGCCGCCACGGCCGCGAACGCCGGGTCCTCGATGGTCAGCATCACCGAGCGCAGTGTGCTCTTGGGCAGAGCTCCGCTCTTGGCCGCGTTCGAGATGGCCTTGATGTGCTGGCTGGTCGTCTGGGTGACGGTGTTGATGGCCAGGCTCTCCATCCTCTGGTTGTAGTCCTCGTTGGAGCTGAAGGAGTACTCGTCGGCCATGGCCTCGCCTCCGTGGCCGAACTCCTGTTCGTCGGAACTGGGGGGACTCAGGTCGGTCGAACGCATCATCACGGACGAGGAGCACGAGGAGGTCGCGGCGAGCTTCTCCGAGCGTGATCTGTCTTTGTAAGCCTTCTCCTCTCCCAAGCCTTCGTCGTAGCCCTCGGACGAGGTGGTGGACATGGAGGTCGTCGAGTCGTTGAACCTATTGTCCTTGCTGAGGATGGCTCGCTGGTACTGGTTAGTCCTCTCCCGCACCAGGCCGGTGTTCAGCTGGTGACTGAGGCTGCGATGGTGCGCGCTGGCGGCTTGCTGGAGCTGCTGCTGAGCAAAGTTCTTGGGCAGCGGGATGACGGATATCTCGGTGACGGTGTGatcctcgtcgtcgacgtctCGCACGTCGAAGCTCTTGCCGGTGATCGTGAGACCCAGCTTCCTGGGCTGTCGCCTCGTGCTCTCGTAGTACTCGTACCTGGACCTTCCGCCGGCGCCATTCTCGTCGGAGCAGCCGCCGTGTTGGCTGCCGACTCCGGAGTCCTCGGTTCCGGAGCCCTCCTTCGAGCTGCAGGTGCCTGCTGTTGTGGCCCTGGCCGAGGAGACTCCAACCTTGCGACTCTGGTTGGCGACGGTCTTGGCGATCTTGGAGCTGGCGTCGCTCATCCTCACGGCGTACTGCGGCAGCGGCAGGTGGGACGAGTGCAGCGTGTACTTTCCCACCGGCGTCGGTATGTCCGAGCCCCTCCTGTTGGCGTCGACATTGTTGTTCAGGTTGTTGTT
Coding sequences within it:
- the LOC100677801 gene encoding uncharacterized protein LOC100677801 isoform X8; its protein translation is MARHRYYEDDEEFRYGLRYQEDLQENEKGEPSARASSAGDSKSASKRGAPHTRGTAISFGFRRRPAATGIPVPVAKYQETSSSAAHQRSKSVGPEHESARRRQADEDFCQPSSRYQNYSSSGRSTPRLAPPKKAQESSGLPVRTNRFGFRTQQQRFTDKVTDLSFNNHSVRDFGHQEKLDQFQSVHQEEASFRARQNRSPAQPKPRPSPINQPSYNNNLNNNVDANRRGSDIPTPVGKYTLHSSHLPLPQYAVRMSDASSKIAKTVANQSRKVGVSSARATTAGTCSSKEGSGTEDSGVGSQHGGCSDENGAGGRSRYEYYESTRRQPRKLGLTITGKSFDVRDVDDEDHTVTEISVIPLPKNFAQQQLQQAASAHHRSLSHQLNTGLVRERTNQYQRAILSKDNRFNDSTTSMSTTSSEGYDEGLGEEKAYKDRSRSEKLAATSSCSSSVMMRSTDLSPPSSDEQEFGHGGEAMADEYSFSSNEDYNQRMESLAINTVTQTTSQHIKAISNAAKSGALPKSTLRSVMLTIEDPAFAAVAATTTTLIDDETSPVDSLFDSPTASVSQSDVKLPKKENINVMERSGNTIEDDSPGTPTNASNSLSLSEGREYFDDEIADQPGLVFDETLRDASTANTDHSQTVLETQPKINALQGRSVENSPMHGRKMNRAGSVSTLSSCESLASDDLMMDYERSDASSFGDVNTRGNSTFVMQDLDDATSLLELEIQGQEVMKEWNTLLGQSHQALSNSTNNNINVGLNNNQNTDSGLNNRTTRLLHSRSSTESPRSLDGTRGRQVFSPLRPPRNVQSPSMDGSGDEGSLRLERGTYSYMFQDIVSIKTMLLKLKRVLQETETLNPFDNTLKNGLFYNLNDGSATTDATMSPNDGRESVADELSDLRRQVVFLQGQVDDKDRTIQSLQAQLTKYQNASGAELASDLSPTLNGRGEPRETSNAATQTEKLRPVSAGPSILQGFSQDNGMGPLVSFRIGKVECVSLCDILLGYVLLCALNALIYMHLEHLQAICSAFYSFT